Sequence from the Bacteroidia bacterium genome:
CGGTTTGTTATCTGTAGTTCCTATAAAGTGTGTTCCTGGAATTGTGCCGGCATTGCCGGTTAAATTCCATTCATTGCCGCCGGATGGTGCCCAGCTGAGATTTCCGGAGCCGTCATTTTTTAAATAAGTATTGGCACCGCCTTGGATAGCCGGAAAACTAGTAGGTACGTCGTTTATTTTAACGACATTACCATTAATATCTACTTGAAATTTCTCTACGACAGAAAACGGCTGAGTAGGTGCAGTAGTCCCTATGCCTACCTTAGTATTTGCCGTAGCTCCGTTTTGGCCGTTTATGCTGCCCAGCACCATGCTGTTATTAGCTGTTACATAGGCTCTTGACCCAATAGCCGTAGCATTGGTTAAGTTATTGTTACCTACATCGGCAAAATACCCTAACGCACTGTTATTGCTGCCGGTGGCATTGGTAAGTAAAGTGCTATCGCCAAAGGCGGTGTTAAAATTACCTGATGAACTATTGTATAATGAATATTTTCCGTTCCCTGTATTACCGCACCCCGTGGTGTTGCTGTATAGCGAATTAAAACCGCTTGCCGTGTTGTTATTACCCGCTGTGTTGTTGGATAGCGATTGATAACCGCTTGCCGTGTTATAGGTACCCGTGATGTTGTTGTATAGCGACCCTAAACCGCTTACCGTGTTATACCCTCCCGTGGTGTTGCTGTATAGCGATAGATAACCACTCGCTGTGTTGCCGCTACCCGTGGTGTTATTGTATAGCGAATAATAACCGCTTGCCGTGTTATAACTCCCCGTGGTGTTGCTGTATAGCGATAGATAACCACTTGCCGTGTTATACCCCCCCGTGGTGTTGCTGTATAGCGAATTAAAACCGCTTGCCGTGTTATACCCCCCCGTGGTGTTGCGCATTAAAGCTCCATTACCAATGCCTACATTGGTTTTAGCTGTATTCACCAAGCCGGCTCTGTAGCCTAAAAATACGGAACCGGTATCTATGCGCCCGGCTTGCATATTATTGACCTTAAACTTCAAACTCTTTAGGTCAGTGGTACCTATAAAGTTGATAGAAGTATCTGTGCCGGCATTGCCGGTTAAATTCCAGCTATTGCCGCCGGATGGTGCCCAGCTGAGATTTCCGCTGCCGTCATTTTTTAAATAAGTATTGGCACCGCCTTGGATAGCCGGAAAATTGGTGGGTACGTCGTTTATTTTAACAATATTACCATTAATATTCACTTGAAATTTTTCTGCTACTGAAAACGTTTGGCTTGGTGCAGTAGTGCCTATCCCTACGTTTCCAGTTCCATTTACAAATACACCCTCGTTATCTCCGTCCCCGCTTAGATAGTTGTTATTTAATGCTATATTTTGGGTAGCTGTATGGTCGCCCAGATTATCTCCGGAACCAGAACTTATATTTATCCATACAGTACCGTCAAAATATTCAAACTGATTTATATCTGTGTTGAATATCAGCAAGCCGGTTGCCGGAGATGCTATTCCGGATCGGGCTGAAGTGGTCATTCGAGGCACTAAAATACCCTTATCGCCTGACTGAATATCCAGCATAGCAGAGGCATCAGGGGTGAGTGTGCCAATGCCTACCTGCGCAGATACTTGTATAGCAAAACAAATTGACAGCAAAGCAATCTGTAAATACTGTAAAGGAGAGTTGTATTTCATCGGACTAATAGTATATTAACGCAATATTACGTATTTTCCCGAATAAATGTTGTGATATTTAAGTGTATTTTTTTAAAAAAAAGTAAACTATGATTCCTATTTCAAGCCCTAAAAATTTCTTAAAACTTAAACAATAAAGATTGTAAACAAAAAATTTATATTTAAGTAACTATCTGATTTTCAATGATATTTTCGGGTAGTTTTTTCTAAAAAATCGTTTGTTCACAATGCTAAACATACAAACTTACTTACTGAACCCGAACCGTCCAAAATTATTAATCCTAAAACTAAATAACGAACTATCTATATTTAGTTACCAAACCTGATAAACTTTTTTGGGTACTGTCTAAACAGGATCTGTAAGCGGCACAGAACTACGGGCAAAATTGGATATAACGTTGGATAGATAGCCGCTTTATTTGTGCAACTTCAATGTATAAATTACACAGTTAGCTATGTATCACGATATTACATTTAATTCTTTTCCGACTTGGACAAAACTCTCGATTGCTTTTTCCAGATGTTGCCGGGTATGGGCAGCCGAAAGTTGAACTCTGATTCTGGCTTGGCCTTTGGCTACAACCGGATAGAAAAATCCAATTACATAAATTCCTTGTTTGAGTAAGTTTTCGGCAAAACGCTGAGCTAATTCTGCTTCATAAAGCATGATGGGAACGATAGGATGCTCTCCCTGTTTTATGCTAAAGCCGGCGTTAGTCATTTCTTTTCTGAAGAAAAGCGTATTTTCTGCTAATTTATCTCTTAATTCTGTACTTTCTTGTAAGATATTGAAAACCTCTAAGCTTGCGCCCACAATGGCCGGAGCTACGGTATTTGAAAATAGATAAGGTCTTGAACGTTGGCGTAATAGGGCTATAATTTCTTTTCTGCCGGAGGTAAAGCCGCCGGAAGCTCCCCCCAAAGCCTTCCCTAATGTGCCAGTGATAATATCCACTTCACCTAACACACCGCGTAACTCTACTGCGCCACGACCGGTTTTTCCCAAAAAACCAGTTGAATGACATTCATCAACCATAACTAAGGCTTGATATTGCTTCGCTAATTTACAAATAACATCTAACTGCGCTATTGTACCGTCCATTGAAAAGGAGCCATCTGTTACGACAATACAATACTTAGCTTGGTTCGCTTCTTGTAGGCAGCGCTCTAAGTCATTCATATCATTGTGTTTGTACCGAAAACGCATTGCTTTACAAAGCCGAACACCGTCAATAATACTGGCGTGGTTAAGTTCATCAGAAATGATAGCGCAATTTTCATCAAAGAGTGGCTCAAAAACACCCCCGTTAGCATCAAAAGCCGCTGCATATAAAATAGTGTCTTCGGTATGCAAAAAAGAGGAGATGGTTTGCTCTAATTGAAGGTGAATATCCTGCGTTCCACAAATAAAGCGTACCGAAGACATTCCAAAGCCGTGAGTTTCTAAGGCTTTGTGCGCAGCCGCCAACACACGTGGATGCGAAGAAAGCCCTAAATAGTTATTAGCACAAAAATTAATGACTTCTTTTCCATCCGCTAACGTAATTACGGCACCTTGCGGACTTGCAATAATCCGCTCACGCTTAAACAATCCGGCACTCTCGATAGCAGTTAATTCTTGCTGTAGCCAAGTCTGAAAATTCGTATTATACATATTTTAGATACAAAATTAATGATAAATCACTATTCGCTGCGCGTAGCGCCGTGCTCCAGATTGTATTTCAAGGTGGTAAACTCCATTTGATAATTCTGTAGAAATATAATTTGGAAAACGGGTAGATATTTGCTCTTGATGCAGCATTTTTCCCTGTGTATCAAATATCTTTAGATTCGCTAATGGTAAATCAAAGTTGGTACAGTTTAGCTCAAACTGCCCAGCATTTGGGTTAGGGAAGATTGTAATGTTTTTATCTATTAAACTTTCTCTACCGGTAGGCAATACCACGATTTGTTTGGAAATCGTATCACTGCACAGCCCATTGCTGATTGTTAATGTAACTACATAAACCCCTGATGTGGTATAAGTGTGGTTTGGGTTAGGTTGGCTACTTGTGGTATTATCTCCAAAGTTCCAAGCCCAACGAAATGTTCCCGAAGTGGACATATCCGAAAAACGAACTGGAACAGTGTTTGCTGCAATAGTATCTACGGAGGTGTTGAAGTTGGCTGCGATAGCACTTGATATTGATAACAAGAGAATATGGTGTGCCGAAGCTCTACTCCAACGAGGGCTATCATAAGACTCCCAAGTCCCGTTGGATAATAATGACCATGCCGTGTTGTTAGACTTTGGAGTGCCAATTCCAATGGCTACGGTATCTCCGGCTTGGTCTGGTAATTTAACGGCAATATAAAATCCGGTTGTTTTAACCTCAATTGCTAACGGAAAGTCAATGATTGTAGATTGATTGAGGGAAATATCATTCAAAATACGAGATAAAGACACAGATGTTTTTCCTAAAATTGAATAAGGCGTTCCATTAATACCATCGTTTGCAAAGGCGAAAATATCAACCATTGTGTTGGGGTTTGCCTGTGTAGCGTACTTAAACGTGATAGAGCCTGTTTTTAATAAGTCTTTTTTGTTTACAGAAAAGAATTCGGCTTTCATAACGTCTCCATCAAGGTTATTTCCAGAGATAAAGGTATTTCGGCTGTCTAAAATAAGTTGGGGAGCGCCGGCAGAAAAGTTTTCTCGGGAAAAACATTCATAATCACCGGCAAATAGTGGAGAAGTCCATAAACCGCGTCCATAAGTTCCGGCATATATCTTGTTTGACAAATAGTTTATTTCTAAATCATTAACAATTGTGTTTGGTAAACCGTCATTAAAAGGCATCCAGTCTGATAGCAATGAGTTGCGGTAAAAAACGCCTAAATCTGTTCCGATATACATTGCTTCGATGTCGGTTTTTTCATAGATAGAGCAGTTTATGGGAACGTTAGGGAGTGTTCCTGAGATGTTTTCCCATACATAGCCGCCGTCATAGGAACGATATACTTTGGCATTGGGGTCATAGCCGGAGTAGGTAATCATGAGTACCATTGGGTCGTCCGGGTGGATAGCTATTCCGGAAATATCTTGACCCGCAGGCAAATTATTGGAAAGATCTACCCATGAATTTCCGCCATCTTGGGATGTGTATAGTGTAGAATAAGTCGCTGCATAGATGAAATTACCATCAGAAGGAGCGACCGTTAGATGCCTAAAGAGGTTTCCACTGGATATTCCGTTTGTTTTTTTAGCCCATGAGTTTCCACGATTAGTAGTTTTATAGATTTCGTCATATCCGGCATATAAAGTATTTGTTTGGGTTGGGTTGATGGCAAAAGGAGTTACCCACGCACCGTTACTGGCGGCAGAGATATTTGTCCAAGACTGCCCAAAGTTGGTACTTCTACTGATGGCTCCGTAGTATAAAGAGCCATACATAATACCGGAATTTACGGGGTCAATATGGCAATCCATTCCGTCTCCACCAAGGGCACTTTCCCAATAACCATTTTTATAGACGTTTGTACCATTATCTTGTGCTCCCCCAATGGCGATGTATGAGTTAGATGCAGCTACGCTAATTTTGTAAAACTGCATAATTTGAATATCATTATTGGCATCTGCCCAAAGATACCCTAAGTCTGTGGTGTAGTAAATTCCGCCGTCATTGCCTGCAAACAAAGTGTTGCTATTCGGCTGAAAGATGAGTGTATGTTGGTCAGCATGAATATCATTCATCCAAAAGGCACTTAACGACCAAGTGCTACCTCCGTCTCCTGATTTCCAGATGTTTACGCCACCAACAAAAACCATATCGGCATCTACTGAGGAAGCAGCTAAGGCTAAATCATACCAACCTTGCCCGGTATTATCTGAGCCGTCATATTCCCAACCAAGTAGGTTTGGCGTATTAGAACGTTCTGACCAAGTGATTCCGTTATCAAGAGAACGCCAAAGTCCTGCAAATCCGTTTGTACCACTTTTGGATAGTAATGCATAAACAATGTTTGGGTTTGCCGGGGTTACAGCTATGGCGATTCGATTTACTCCGCTTGTTGTGATTTGATTTGTAATACCTTGCCATGTAACGCCGTTATCAGTGGAGCGAGCAAAATTAGAAGATCCGCTTCCATAGATAATATCGGGGTTCGCAGGGTTGATTTCCAAATCTCGTAATTGCCCGAAATAAGTTTGTGTCCAGCTTACACCGGCATTCGTAGAACGAAAAACGCCATTGGATGTAGATGCGATGAGAATTGCCGGATTATTGGGGTGCATTAGCAGCCGATATACGTGGCGGGTTTGGTAAACCTGAAAGTTTAAGCCGGTGATAGACCAAGAACCTCCGCCGTCAAAAGACTCCATAACTCCCACTGAATAGGTATCATTACCGTCAGGATCTCCGGTAGCAATAAACAGATGTTCTGGGTCAGAATGGTCTATTATGATGTCAGCTATTCCGATAGAGGGGATTCCGTCTGTCAAGGGTATCCAAGAGTTACCCCCGTTAGTAGTTTTCCAGACACCGCCGGCTGGAGTTCCAATGTACCAAGTGTTATTGTCGGTTGGGTGAAAGGCGATACAATTCACGCGACCTGCTCCAGATTGAGGAACACGGCCTTCGGGGCCAAGAGGCTCCCACATAGCAGCCTGAGTTTTATGGGTGCGAGGATGCAAGGTTTCATAAGAACGCCACTCTGAATATAACTGCATAGGATTAGACAAAGTCCCTGCGCTTGAAATACGTGGCTCCCAAAAATATTCCCAACGTTGATACGGCTTCCAGCCTCTTGTTTTGCGTAAATCGTACTTTTGCCTAAACTGTTTAAAGGATGCTTGATATTCCTGAAATGTTTTTGGCGGATTATTCGGGTCTATCCAAGATTGTGCAAGCAAAATAGAAGGTAAAATCCCAATCAAAAAACACAGGACTTTTAGTAGATTTTTCACAAAATATATTACAATAAGCAAAGTTAGTAAAGTTTAACTTAGGCATAATGGTGTTTAGAATTATTCTTTATGGGTTATGGTTTGGAAAGTATGAAAGCTACGTTTTCTAAGTGTATCGCAGCTTTCTTGTAGTTCGGTGAATCCCTTAGAAATCCCACCTGATTTTCTATTTCTAACTTGTAATGAGTTGCTTCTATTTTGAGATATTTTTGATACTTTGGTAGTATAAAGGTAAGTAATCCTTAGTTTTGTTCTATACCTAAACTATTAAGATACTCCTTGATTATCAATCGCTTTATTACACTTTCTGAACCAAAACCCATACTTTTTGCAAAAAAAATAATCAATTTTCTGTTTTTGGGTTGAAAAGTTCAATATTTATACTTAGTTTTGTAACAAACTATTAACTTCAACGTTATGTCTCAACATTTCCTCGATTTTCGGTCTAAGCAGATATTTAGTTTTCTGCTGTATGTGTGCCTAAGCGCATCTGGGTTACTTTACGCACAAGGAGATTTACCGTCTCCGGAGAGAGTAGCAGAAAAAATGCGTATGGTGGATTCTCTCAATGCGCTACCGCCAAGAGCGACTAACGCATTGCCGCCAAAAATAGGCAGTTCTTTTACGCCGTTTGCTACCAGCCCTAATTCGGACTGTGGTAATGCTATTCCTATTTGCCAGCAAAGTTATACGCAAACCTCATCGTATGACGACTATGGCTATATTCAGGAATTGAGTTCTACTTGTTTACTTGCAAATGAGCAAAAAACAGTTTGGTACATATTTACGGCTCAATCTTCAGGGAGTTTTGGCTTTATGATCAATACTCCTTATGACTATGACTTCGCTTTATTCAACATAACAGGCAATAGTTGCTCAAATATTTCTACGATGACCCCTGTTCGTTGTAACTTTTCCGGAACCTACGGGCAAACAGGTATTGATGCCAATAACGTAGTAGGGGGAAATATCAGCTATAATGCCAGCCAATCGCCAAAGATGCCCGGTATTAATGTAACCGCAGGGCAAACTTATGTATTGGTTTTAGATAACTATACACGTGACGTAACCGGCTACACCATCGCTTTCAATGGAACAGCTTCTATCTTTGACAATACAGGGCCTACCATAAGTACAGCTACTTTAAATTGTGCTGCTACTTCAGGTCAGATTTTAGTTACCTTTGACGAACCTGTTCAATGTTCTTCTTTAATACCTGCTAACTTTTCTATTGCAGGTGGCTTACCTGCATCTATTCCGATAACTGCTATTACCGGCGTAGGTTGTGGATCTGGTACTTTTGCTACACAAGCTTACTTATCATATAATCCAAGCACAATTTTAAATGGAGGGCCTTATACCGTTACAGCTACGGGTATTAAAGATAAGTGCGGAAATACCCGAACCTCTTCTCGTTCAATTCCTTTTACAGTACCTGCATTACCCACCTATTCTGGTACCATTACTTGTGGTACAAATGGGAACCTTCGTGTAACTTTTTCTCAACCCGTTTGGTGTTCCTCTATTCAATTAGCGGATTTTTCAGCTATCGGCGGCCTGACTTTAACCTCGGCTACACCTGTAAATTGCACGGGAAGCCCTACCTCAACAACTACAGTAGATATAGCATTTAACACACCCGGCACATCAGGCAGTTATTCTATTAACTTAACGGGCACTATTTTATCTGCTGCTTGCACCCCCGGCTATACCCTAAATACAGGTACTGTCTTAACATTCAATTACTTGGCGAATCCAACTATGTCTGCTACTGCACCTTCGATTTGTCTGGGAGTAGGCACTAATGTTACCTTTACCTTAGCCGGCTTACCTGCTTCAGGAGCAAGTGTAGCATGGATGCCTTCCGGCGGAACCGTAGGTGGAACTCCTTTTGGGCAAACTTACACGGTTGCACCTGCCACAACTACAACTTATACAGCTACTATTACTTATGGTGCTTGCGTAAAAACAGCAAGTTATACCGTTACAGGTGTAGCCGCACCGGTATCAACTGTAACTCCGCAAAATATAGCTATTTGCGCTGCTAATGTACCGATAGCCGCTAATGCTACCATCAGCGGTGGCCCTTGTGCCGGCTGTACTTATGCGTGGACAGCCTCACCGGCAGAAGGTGGGTTCCCAACAACGGGTACATCTATAACCGGAACACCCGGGCATACTTATACTGTAACCGTTACTTCGCCTGCCGGCTGCGTAAGTGCTCCCGTGAGCACTACTATTAGCTCTGCTGCTTCACCCCCCCCCATTCCTACTTGTAATGTACTCTTTGTCTCTCCTGGAGGTGGCGGAACAGGATTAGCTGCGACATCACCTACTACTTTAGCAAATGCATTAAGCATAGCCGGAACAAATAACGTAGTGATTAAAATGACTGTAGGCGTTTACAACCTTTCAGATTTTATAACCATTAGTTGTAACAATGAGTTAGAAGGAGGATACAATGGCACATTTACTTCCAAAACTTCTGATATGTCTGGTGGCGCAAATACCACTATTATTAGGAGAAATACGACTCAAGATACTGACGTAGGTGGAGGTTCCCCTCGGGTTTCAGCTATCCGTTTTGCAGCAGGATCTGCCGGTATGCGCTTACAAGATATACGCATAGAAGTAGCCAATGCAGCCGCTGGCTCACGTGTAACCAACTACGGGGTATATGTAGGTTCGGGTTGCTCTAACTATAAAATTGTTCGCTGTTACATTACTTCCGGTATCGGCGGCTCTGGTGTGAATGGAACAAATGGTTCTGGCTTGAATGCATCTGGAACACCCGGCACCGGTGGTGGTGGTGGTGGTGGAAGCTGGACACAGTGCGGGGGTACTGGCGCTACAGGAACTGCCGGAGGAACATCTTCCAATGGTGGTGCCGGTGGTGCTGGTGGTAGCGGCTGTAGTGGTGGAGGATGTAATTTTTGGGGCTGTAATGCGAATACTTGTAGAGGATATACAGGTGGCACGCCTAGTATACCTGGTACACCTGCTCAGCCGGCTACGGCTGCTACGCCCGGTTTGGCTAATCCCTTTTACAACCCTGCCGGGGTAGGCACCACAGGAACTGGCGGTATTCACGGCGGCGGCGGCGGCGGCGGCGGCGGCGGCGACCTCGGTACTTGCTGTACGTGCTCTTGCGGCGGTGGTGGCTTGAATGGAGGTACAGGCGGCACCGGCGGGCGTGGCGGCAACCCCGGAACAGGCGGCTCAGGCGGCGGTGGATCTTTCCCTATCTATATTATTAACAATGGAACAGGCGCAGAAATTACAGATTGTATGTTTAGTAATGTTGCGGGTTCAGGTGGTTCTGGTGGAACGGGAGCAGGAGGATCAGGTGGTTCTAGTGGTTCGGCAGGTCAAGATCATAGCCGTTGTGGCGATGGTGGCGGTGGTGGATGGGGGGGATGGGGTGGAACAGGTGGAACGGGTGGAACGGGAGCAAATGGCCCTTCCGGACTAACTTGTAAAATAGCTCTCGTTTCCGGCTCAAACGTTACCTATAAAAATAATGGTTCCAGCTCATCGCTTGGAATAGGTGCCAATAATCCTGCTGATTTTAACTTACTTACTCAGTCTATTATTACTGTATCAGGTGCTTCTTGTACCGGCCAAAACTTTACACACACTACGGCAGCACCCTCTCCTTCATGGACCAGCTTTGGTGCTACCGCTAGCCCTGCCAGTGGAACAGGTTCACCCATCAACACCCAATACTCCGGTTTTGGTAGAAAAGTCATAACAATGACTACTGGAACTCCACAAGTATGTGGCACTTGGACTGATGACTTTGAAAGCAATAAAGGCTGGACTTTTACTGCCGGCGGTGGCGTAGCCAATAGAGCCGTACCTTATGCAACTAATTGCTCTGGCACTTGTGTAACCGGTGGCGCACGTGGTGGTACTAACGTAATAAACCTTGCAAACTGTGGAAATTATGCTACAACTTATGCTACTATCACCTTAACATTATGTTCTGCTGGTGTTTTTTCAGGTTATTATAAAATAGGTTCAGAAAGTACTTATGATTTATTTAATTATGCTATTGATGCCATTCCGGTGAGAGGTACAAATACTATAGCTAGTGGTTGTAATAACAATTGGACAGCATTTAATATTAATGTACCTGCAGGAACACATACTATTTATTTAGGTTATTGTACAGATGTATCTGTTACGGCTAATGGTGGTAAAGTTTGGTTAGATGATGTTCAGTGTACCAATGTGGAGTTATCGCCGGCTACTTTTGTATCCAATACTTATACAGATTTTAACAATGTGATTGTGTCAGTGCCGCCGCTACCTACTATTACGGCATCGGCAGTTAATTCCTGCCCGGGTACATTGAGTTTTACCACTACTGTAGGAGTAACTCCCGGTTATACTTTTCTGTGGTCTGCACCTGCGGTTTCCGGTCAAACGCCAACTATTTCTTCTTCTACTTCTCCTTCACCTACTATTACTTTCCCGAACGCTACTGCATCACCGATTACTTTTACGGTGAATTGCCAGATAACTACTCCTTGTTGTGGAGTTTTGGGTACTGCCACACGAACAATTACCATTAATCCTATTCCGGTGGTACCTACAGCAGCTAATGTGGCTACTTGTACGGGTGGTTCGGCTACTTTAACGGCTACAGCACCGTCAGGTGTTACTTTTACTTGGTACAATGTACCAAGCGGAGGTTCAGCCTTGGCAGTCGGGCCTACTTACAATATTGCTTCTTGCCCTTCGGGTGTTACGAACTATTATGTGGAGGCAGAGAACGCTCAAGGCTGCCAATCTGCCCGTACTTTGGTTACCCTTACAGGAACAGCACTATCTACGCCTACTGCAGGTGCGTTTACTACTCCTTGTGTGGGTGGAAGCACCACTCTTTCCGTAACTTGCCCTACCTGCCCTATAGGTACTATATTTAGTTGGTGGAATGCCCCAACCGGCGGCACAACTTACGGTAATGGTGATAATATTGCCACTATAGCTATCAACGCCCCTACAACTTATTATGCTGAAGCTGAATCGCCTAATGGTTGCCACAGTGCAAGGACACCCATTACTATCACCCCGGGTGCGGTAACACCTCCCACAGCTACGCCTTTTGCTCGTTGTGGTGCTGGTCAAGTAGATTTAAGCGTAAATCCTATTGCGGGTGCAACCTCCTACAATTGGTATAATGTATCTATGGGGGGAGTAGCTCTACAATCTAACTTGTCATTACAATTTAGCCCAACTATTGCTACTACTACCACTTATTATGTATCGGTAACCTTAGCAGGTTGTTCTGAGAGTGCAAGAACGTCAGTAACCGGAACAATATTGCCTCCTCAAGCTACCGTTTATTGGACAGGAAATATTTCTAACAGTTGGTTTAACCCCAATAACTGGTATCCGGTAGGTTGCTTACCTGATTGTGGTATCAATGCAGATATTCAGGCTAATCGTCCGCCGGCAGCCGGCGGTGGTGCCTGCCCGAATCAACCGACTATCCCTTCTTATCCTACCCATGCAGAATGCCAAAATATTACGATTGGAACGGGAGCTACTTTGACTTTTGGCGCACCGGATGCTTACTTAGGGGTGTGTGGAAATTGGTCCCAAGCAGGTACTGTAACAATGACACAGGGAACGGTTGAGTTCCAAGGAATCGTAGGAAACCAAAATTATACAAGAACAGGTGCTGGTAATCTTTACAACGTAATAATCAATAATACTTCAGGTACTGCTACTGTTACCCTAAACAATGACATGGTTTTAAGTAATGGAGGTACATTGGTATTCTCAAGCGGCAGAATTGTTACAGGAGCTAACGAAGTTTATGTGATGAATGGTTCTCTTACAGCGATTTTGGGACATGGTATAAATTCTTATGTACAAGGTAATTTAAGAAGAGAAATTACCCAAATAGGAGCTTACGAATTCCCCGTAGGTCTTGCACCGGCTTCTAAGGGCTATCAACGCTCAATAATAGACTTCTCTAATATAGGTTCTATTCGTAGATTAAGAGCATTCTTTATCTTACACCCTATTTTGCCTTCTGCTCTTAATATAGCAGAATGCGGAACTACATTTAACTGCGATCCTTTTGATAATGGTAAATGGGTAATAGATGCTTTCAATGCAGGAGGTGCTTCTATTTCCGGTAGTGATGCTATCTATTCACCTACGTTATATCCACGCACAGTAACGAACTACTGCCCGGGCGCAGCAGGTTACACGGTTATGAAGCAACCTACAGGGGCTGGTAATTCGTGGAATATGTACGGTACTTGCGACCCAACATCTACATCAGCCCGAATCACTCGCCTCAATATTACAAACGGATTCTCGGAATTTGGTGTAGAACAATCTACTACACCTCTCCCCGTAGATTTCCTTTCTTTGACTGCCAACCCAATAAACAATCAATACATAGCAGTTAAGTGGATTACAGAAAAAGAATTTGAAAATGTAGGATTCGAATTAGAGAGAAGTTTAGATGGGCATCAATACCAAAAAATCACTTGGGTGGACGGCAATGGAACTTCTCAAGTACAGCATACCTATGGATATGATGATAAAAATGTGAACGCCAATAACTTATACTACTACCGCTTAAAGC
This genomic interval carries:
- a CDS encoding T9SS type A sorting domain-containing protein, which encodes MKNLLKVLCFLIGILPSILLAQSWIDPNNPPKTFQEYQASFKQFRQKYDLRKTRGWKPYQRWEYFWEPRISSAGTLSNPMQLYSEWRSYETLHPRTHKTQAAMWEPLGPEGRVPQSGAGRVNCIAFHPTDNNTWYIGTPAGGVWKTTNGGNSWIPLTDGIPSIGIADIIIDHSDPEHLFIATGDPDGNDTYSVGVMESFDGGGSWSITGLNFQVYQTRHVYRLLMHPNNPAILIASTSNGVFRSTNAGVSWTQTYFGQLRDLEINPANPDIIYGSGSSNFARSTDNGVTWQGITNQITTSGVNRIAIAVTPANPNIVYALLSKSGTNGFAGLWRSLDNGITWSERSNTPNLLGWEYDGSDNTGQGWYDLALAASSVDADMVFVGGVNIWKSGDGGSTWSLSAFWMNDIHADQHTLIFQPNSNTLFAGNDGGIYYTTDLGYLWADANNDIQIMQFYKISVAASNSYIAIGGAQDNGTNVYKNGYWESALGGDGMDCHIDPVNSGIMYGSLYYGAISRSTNFGQSWTNISAASNGAWVTPFAINPTQTNTLYAGYDEIYKTTNRGNSWAKKTNGISSGNLFRHLTVAPSDGNFIYAATYSTLYTSQDGGNSWVDLSNNLPAGQDISGIAIHPDDPMVLMITYSGYDPNAKVYRSYDGGYVWENISGTLPNVPINCSIYEKTDIEAMYIGTDLGVFYRNSLLSDWMPFNDGLPNTIVNDLEINYLSNKIYAGTYGRGLWTSPLFAGDYECFSRENFSAGAPQLILDSRNTFISGNNLDGDVMKAEFFSVNKKDLLKTGSITFKYATQANPNTMVDIFAFANDGINGTPYSILGKTSVSLSRILNDISLNQSTIIDFPLAIEVKTTGFYIAVKLPDQAGDTVAIGIGTPKSNNTAWSLLSNGTWESYDSPRWSRASAHHILLLSISSAIAANFNTSVDTIAANTVPVRFSDMSTSGTFRWAWNFGDNTTSSQPNPNHTYTTSGVYVVTLTISNGLCSDTISKQIVVLPTGRESLIDKNITIFPNPNAGQFELNCTNFDLPLANLKIFDTQGKMLHQEQISTRFPNYISTELSNGVYHLEIQSGARRYAQRIVIYH
- a CDS encoding T9SS type A sorting domain-containing protein — protein: MTTGTPQVCGTWTDDFESNKGWTFTAGGGVANRAVPYATNCSGTCVTGGARGGTNVINLANCGNYATTYATITLTLCSAGVFSGYYKIGSESTYDLFNYAIDAIPVRGTNTIASGCNNNWTAFNINVPAGTHTIYLGYCTDVSVTANGGKVWLDDVQCTNVELSPATFVSNTYTDFNNVIVSVPPLPTITASAVNSCPGTLSFTTTVGVTPGYTFLWSAPAVSGQTPTISSSTSPSPTITFPNATASPITFTVNCQITTPCCGVLGTATRTITINPIPVVPTAANVATCTGGSATLTATAPSGVTFTWYNVPSGGSALAVGPTYNIASCPSGVTNYYVEAENAQGCQSARTLVTLTGTALSTPTAGAFTTPCVGGSTTLSVTCPTCPIGTIFSWWNAPTGGTTYGNGDNIATIAINAPTTYYAEAESPNGCHSARTPITITPGAVTPPTATPFARCGAGQVDLSVNPIAGATSYNWYNVSMGGVALQSNLSLQFSPTIATTTTYYVSVTLAGCSESARTSVTGTILPPQATVYWTGNISNSWFNPNNWYPVGCLPDCGINADIQANRPPAAGGGACPNQPTIPSYPTHAECQNITIGTGATLTFGAPDAYLGVCGNWSQAGTVTMTQGTVEFQGIVGNQNYTRTGAGNLYNVIINNTSGTATVTLNNDMVLSNGGTLVFSSGRIVTGANEVYVMNGSLTAILGHGINSYVQGNLRREITQIGAYEFPVGLAPASKGYQRSIIDFSNIGSIRRLRAFFILHPILPSALNIAECGTTFNCDPFDNGKWVIDAFNAGGASISGSDAIYSPTLYPRTVTNYCPGAAGYTVMKQPTGAGNSWNMYGTCDPTSTSARITRLNITNGFSEFGVEQSTTPLPVDFLSLTANPINNQYIAVKWITEKEFENVGFELERSLDGHQYQKITWVDGNGTSQVQHTYGYDDKNVNANNLYYYRLKQIDSNGGFRYSNVVSAMINSNELGIQLYPNPTSGQLNIDFFTPEDDILQAKVINVLGQEVLKKQFTAKKGPQTFILDISGIAEGTYTVVLSNSTKTITQKVVKTK
- the kbl gene encoding glycine C-acetyltransferase, which codes for MYNTNFQTWLQQELTAIESAGLFKRERIIASPQGAVITLADGKEVINFCANNYLGLSSHPRVLAAAHKALETHGFGMSSVRFICGTQDIHLQLEQTISSFLHTEDTILYAAAFDANGGVFEPLFDENCAIISDELNHASIIDGVRLCKAMRFRYKHNDMNDLERCLQEANQAKYCIVVTDGSFSMDGTIAQLDVICKLAKQYQALVMVDECHSTGFLGKTGRGAVELRGVLGEVDIITGTLGKALGGASGGFTSGRKEIIALLRQRSRPYLFSNTVAPAIVGASLEVFNILQESTELRDKLAENTLFFRKEMTNAGFSIKQGEHPIVPIMLYEAELAQRFAENLLKQGIYVIGFFYPVVAKGQARIRVQLSAAHTRQHLEKAIESFVQVGKELNVIS